The following proteins are encoded in a genomic region of Takifugu flavidus isolate HTHZ2018 chromosome 3, ASM371156v2, whole genome shotgun sequence:
- the LOC130523004 gene encoding prolactin receptor-like isoform X2, translating into MARWLLLICILAQGGRSRMESRDTDNEEKLNHGGAAIRPDISKCRSRNMEHFNCWWRPLGNLTEGEATYVLTYSIEKGPKQECPDYRTAGPNSCHFDSSHTTVWNVYCMNVTAVTATQNYTSQQHCLDVADIVETEAPVNLTYELSDVGGDETGHNALLTWKYPEPGDLQYGWITLVYELQYRRVTEAENWKVKPSLWETHLELLSLPVGDYVVRVRCRSKNSQLWSKWSSAVLMSIPSRPSAGKLLVQVLVAGLGIGTVLVITFGIIPQSKRIKDYFLPPIPKPRIIGINPLLLKKGNLDEINIHLSSFHNYRPPSYTEEVWEPVNAESGRLMAPCNLEPAGASQEFLAQSPTSYQQSVSPHCFTLSSQLSPPWPGVEGASPQGAAYTVLEQLGPQGDDAAAATKKRSLQDFYTCVQLMNESGEVHLVPCLPPECCQDLRPVPCSREKKEKMADYQLRTNSGEAESSGSADPLVSLAVDNQG; encoded by the exons gtggcgctgcaaTCAGACCGGACATCTCCAAATGCCGCTCCCGCAACATGGAACACTTCAACTGCTGGTGGCGTCCGCTGGGAAACCTGACGGAGGGAGAGGCCACATACGTCCTCACCTACTCCATCGA GAAGGGGCCCAAACAGGAATGTCCAGATTACAGAACCGCCGGGCCCAACAGCTGCCACTTCGACAGCAGCCACACCACCGTGTGGAACGTCTACTGCATGAACGTGACCGCCGTCACCGCCACCCAGAACTACACCTCCCAGCAGCACTGCCTGGACGTGGCCGATATAG TGGAGACCGAAGCCCCGGTTAACCTGACCTACGAGCTGTCGGACGTCGGCGGCGATGAGACGGGTCACAACGCACTGTTGACCTGGAAGTATCCAGAACCGGGCGACCTGCAGTACGGCTGGATCACGCTGGTCTACGAGCTGCAGTACAGACGGGTCACCGAAGCGGAGAATTGGAAG GTGAAACCCTCTCTGTGGGAGACGCACCTGGAGCTGCTCAGCCTCCCTGTGGGAGACTACGTGGTCCGAGTCCGCTGCCGGTCAAAGAACTCCCAGCTGTGGAGCAAGTGGAGCTCCGCCGTGCTGATGAGCATCCCCAGCAGGCCGTCTGCAG gtaaactcCTGGTCCAAGTCCTTGTGGCGGGATTGGGGATCGGCACCGTGCTGGTCATCACGTTTGGCATCATCCCACAGAGCAAGAG AATAAAAGACTATTTCCTGCCTCCCATCCCAAAGCCGCGCATCATCGGCATCAACCccctgctgctgaag aaggGCAACCTGGATGAGATCAACATCCACTTGAGCAGCTTCCACAACTACAGGCCTCCGAGCTACACCGAGGAAGTCTGGGAGCCCGTCAACGCAGAGAGCGGCCGCCTAATGGCTCCCTGTAATCTGGAACCTGCTGGGGCCAGTCAAGAGTTCCTGGCTCAGAGCCCGACATCCTACCAGCAGAGCGTCTCGCCACACTGCTTCACGCTGTCGTCACAGCTGAGTCCCCCGTGGCCGGGGGTGGAGGGGGCTTCACCCCAGGGGGCGGCGTATActgtgctggagcagctgggcCCTCAAGGTgatgacgccgccgccgccaccaaaAAACGCTCGCTGCAGGATTTTTACACCTGCGTCCAGCTGATGAACGAAAGCGGCGAGGTGCATCTGGTGCCGTGTCTCCCCCCTGAATGCTGCCAGGACCTCAGGCCTGTGCCCTGCAGCcgggagaaaaaggagaagatggCCGACTATCAACTCAGGACCAATTCTGGCGAGGCGGAGAGCAGCGGGTCAGCTGACCCTCTGGTGTCTCTCGCTGTTGATAACCAGGGCTGA
- the LOC130523004 gene encoding prolactin receptor-like isoform X1 has product MARWLLLICILAQGGRSRMESRDTDNEEKLNHAGGAAIRPDISKCRSRNMEHFNCWWRPLGNLTEGEATYVLTYSIEKGPKQECPDYRTAGPNSCHFDSSHTTVWNVYCMNVTAVTATQNYTSQQHCLDVADIVETEAPVNLTYELSDVGGDETGHNALLTWKYPEPGDLQYGWITLVYELQYRRVTEAENWKVKPSLWETHLELLSLPVGDYVVRVRCRSKNSQLWSKWSSAVLMSIPSRPSAGKLLVQVLVAGLGIGTVLVITFGIIPQSKRIKDYFLPPIPKPRIIGINPLLLKKGNLDEINIHLSSFHNYRPPSYTEEVWEPVNAESGRLMAPCNLEPAGASQEFLAQSPTSYQQSVSPHCFTLSSQLSPPWPGVEGASPQGAAYTVLEQLGPQGDDAAAATKKRSLQDFYTCVQLMNESGEVHLVPCLPPECCQDLRPVPCSREKKEKMADYQLRTNSGEAESSGSADPLVSLAVDNQG; this is encoded by the exons caggtggcgctgcaaTCAGACCGGACATCTCCAAATGCCGCTCCCGCAACATGGAACACTTCAACTGCTGGTGGCGTCCGCTGGGAAACCTGACGGAGGGAGAGGCCACATACGTCCTCACCTACTCCATCGA GAAGGGGCCCAAACAGGAATGTCCAGATTACAGAACCGCCGGGCCCAACAGCTGCCACTTCGACAGCAGCCACACCACCGTGTGGAACGTCTACTGCATGAACGTGACCGCCGTCACCGCCACCCAGAACTACACCTCCCAGCAGCACTGCCTGGACGTGGCCGATATAG TGGAGACCGAAGCCCCGGTTAACCTGACCTACGAGCTGTCGGACGTCGGCGGCGATGAGACGGGTCACAACGCACTGTTGACCTGGAAGTATCCAGAACCGGGCGACCTGCAGTACGGCTGGATCACGCTGGTCTACGAGCTGCAGTACAGACGGGTCACCGAAGCGGAGAATTGGAAG GTGAAACCCTCTCTGTGGGAGACGCACCTGGAGCTGCTCAGCCTCCCTGTGGGAGACTACGTGGTCCGAGTCCGCTGCCGGTCAAAGAACTCCCAGCTGTGGAGCAAGTGGAGCTCCGCCGTGCTGATGAGCATCCCCAGCAGGCCGTCTGCAG gtaaactcCTGGTCCAAGTCCTTGTGGCGGGATTGGGGATCGGCACCGTGCTGGTCATCACGTTTGGCATCATCCCACAGAGCAAGAG AATAAAAGACTATTTCCTGCCTCCCATCCCAAAGCCGCGCATCATCGGCATCAACCccctgctgctgaag aaggGCAACCTGGATGAGATCAACATCCACTTGAGCAGCTTCCACAACTACAGGCCTCCGAGCTACACCGAGGAAGTCTGGGAGCCCGTCAACGCAGAGAGCGGCCGCCTAATGGCTCCCTGTAATCTGGAACCTGCTGGGGCCAGTCAAGAGTTCCTGGCTCAGAGCCCGACATCCTACCAGCAGAGCGTCTCGCCACACTGCTTCACGCTGTCGTCACAGCTGAGTCCCCCGTGGCCGGGGGTGGAGGGGGCTTCACCCCAGGGGGCGGCGTATActgtgctggagcagctgggcCCTCAAGGTgatgacgccgccgccgccaccaaaAAACGCTCGCTGCAGGATTTTTACACCTGCGTCCAGCTGATGAACGAAAGCGGCGAGGTGCATCTGGTGCCGTGTCTCCCCCCTGAATGCTGCCAGGACCTCAGGCCTGTGCCCTGCAGCcgggagaaaaaggagaagatggCCGACTATCAACTCAGGACCAATTCTGGCGAGGCGGAGAGCAGCGGGTCAGCTGACCCTCTGGTGTCTCTCGCTGTTGATAACCAGGGCTGA